From a region of the Apis mellifera strain DH4 linkage group LG2, Amel_HAv3.1, whole genome shotgun sequence genome:
- the Or5 gene encoding odorant receptor 5 — protein METKHTEKDLKQAFYAQSFLKIVGVWPIPIGSPLSSKIRNWFITFFSLFLQICIVGPCILVMFLKEKNGKRKINLFKLLTNTLNQLFKYIITLNRANELAIAMNEIKNDWLTATSEDRWIFTANSKMGQKVMLIVAVTVYSSGLGYRMLLPILKGKIVLPNNVTIRLLPCPTYFTFFNELVSPYYEMIFMLQLLAGFFSYTVLNGTVGISLMLSLHMCSLLKILTRKMANLTDRSITSENIIQEKIVEIVEYQTKIKRFLGNAELITEYFCFYDIGCNMCLMCFIGYSAILEWENHNIAAIVVHFMLLGTCIFIIYIVCYIGQLLLDESNNLAQQCITLSWYHFPTRKARCLILMIIMSNYPVKLTAAKVVDVSLTTFTDVMKAAMGYLNMLREVI, from the exons ATGGAAACAAAACACACGGAAAAAGATCTGAAGCAAGCCTTCTACGCGCAGTCATTTTTAAAGATAGTCGGTGTTTGGCCAATTCCTATTGGATCCCCTTTGAGTTCGAAGATACGAAATTGGTTCATtacttttttctccctttttttgcaaatatgtaTCGTGGGTCCATGCATTTTGGTCATGTTCTTGAAAGAGAAGaacggaaagagaaagataaatcTGTTCAAATTGCTCACTAACACTTTGAATCaattgttcaaatatataatcacgTTGAACAGAGCGAACGAGTTAGCGATAGCCATGAACGAGATAAAAAACGATTGGTTGACTGCCACATCGGAGGATCGATGGATTTTTACGGCGAATTCAAAGATGGGTCAAAAAGTGATGTTGATAGTGGCTGTCACCGTGTATAGCAGCGGTCTCGGTTATCGAATGCTTCTTCCaattttgaaaggaaaaattgtccTGCCGAATAACGTTACCATAAGACTGCTCCCTTGTCCAACTTACTTTAccttttttaacgaattagTTAGCCCATATTACGAGATGATCTTTATGCTGCAACTATTGGCTGGATTTTTCAGTTATACGGTCCTTAATGGCACCGTTGGGATTTCTTTGATGCTCTCTCTTCATATGTGtagtttattgaaaattttaacgaggAAAATGGCCAATCTCACGGATAGATCGATTACCAGCGAgaatattattcaagaaaaGATTGTGGAAATCGTGGAATATCAAACGAAAATCAAAAG atttttgggTAACGCAGAATTGATCACCgagtatttttgtttttacgaTATTGGCTGTAACATGTGTCTTATGTGTTTCATAGGATATAGTGCTATTCTG GAATGGGAAAACCATAATATCGCCGCTATAGTGGTTCACTTTATGCTGTTAGGGAcatgcatttttattatatatatagtctgTTATATCGGTCAACTTCTTCTCGAcgaa aGCAATAACTTAGCACAACAGTGCATCACGTTAAGCTGGTACCATTTTCCGACAAGAAAGGCTCGATGTTTGATATTGATGATTATTATGTCCAATTATCCTGTAAAATTAACGGCGGCTAAAGTGGTAGATGTATCTTTAACCACCTTCACCGAT gtcATGAAAGCAGCAATgggttatttaaatatgttacgAGAAGTTATTTAG